The Ranitomeya variabilis isolate aRanVar5 chromosome 7, aRanVar5.hap1, whole genome shotgun sequence DNA window agcaacaaacatacaaaaacactcaccaaaggtcgaGAGGTATATAGGAAGGCATAGGAATGTACCAACTAAACGGGAAtacgacaatgaggaaagcattcaCCCAAAAACAGCACGCAACAGTCCCCAGTAGCAACAATGAACTCcaattcagcacagcgtctccaaggAGCAAGGaaaagaaggtctgaccagattttatagggagagtAAATGACCAGGTAAGGACCAGCTGttagatggagctgcaagtttctaaccagcatagaaagggttggtaacctctccagcaccaaaggaaactaacTCCATTTAATATAAACACAAACACACTGGCTAAATGGAAGATCCGCAATTCACAATACATTGTTACTTTCTAACCCCAGATTTCCCAGGAGGACGGGACCCGTTTTCAGTATTTTTATGActcgtggaaaatccctttaaatcttCCCTATTTAGCATTAGTAGCCCCAAGGTGACCGTAGTTTCTTTCTCATGTGATTGTATTGTGGTGATTGTTTTTGCAGCTTCCGGATCCAAATTGTCCGAGATGAGATCAACAAATTTTACCGGAGTGTCAGAATTTGTGTTTGTTGGGTTATCGGATCTCCCCGGTGTCCAGCTGCCCTTGTTCTTGCTGTTCCTCTTCATCTATCTGATATCTCTGGCTGGGAATCTCCTGATTGTCCTCTTGATCATCGTTGATGGAAGCCTTCACACTCCCATGTATATGTTCCTGAGTAACCTGGCTGGGTTGGATGTCTTCTACTCCTCTGTCACTTCCCCCAGATTGCTGTCTGATTTCTTCTCTGACTCTAAAGCCATTGCTGTCCATTACTGCATCActcagttcttcttcttcttctccttcattTGCATCGAGCTCTATTTGTTggccgtgatgtcctatgacaggtACATAGCAATCTGCCACCCGCTCCATTACATCCCCATAATGCATCCTAGGATCTGTGCTCAGATGGTCTCTGCCGCCTGGATCGTCGGCTTCCTCACATCGTTAATACACACGTTGTGTATCAATATGTTGGACTTCTGTGGACCCAATGTCATTAACAGCTTCTTCTGTGATCTCCCCCAGTTATTTCTGCTTTCTTGTACTGATACTTTTATTAACATCTTGGTGATGTTCCTGGTTGGTATAATAATGGGATCTGGTGCCTTCAGCATGACCTTAGTCCCATATATCCGGATAGTTCGCACAATAATGGGAATTCACTCCCACCATGGAAAGCTGAAGGCTTTTTCCACATGCACGTCCCATCTAACTGTGGTCTTCATCTTCTATGGAACGCTTATTTCCACTTATCTTCGGCCAAGTCCAACCTCCAGCTCCTCGGGAGACCGCTTGGTGTCTGTCATGTACACGGTGGTGACTCCATTAATTAATCCAATAATTTACAGTCTTAGGAACAAGGACCTGAAGGCTGCACTCAGGAAGTCTCTCCATAGAATTGGCATATTCTAAAGGGTCATCAACAGACTTCATGAACTGGCCTTTATGAGGAATTGAGGCAACAAGAATGTAAAAGATATAATTGTCAACAGTCGATATTTGCTGTGCACCACAATGTCCACCTCCAGAATAAAGCACAGAAAATATTATTCATCAAAGGCTACAATGAAAAAGATGCTGGTGGCTTGGACTGTGGAATAAGCCATTTAATTTACCAGTTCGGTTCCTATATacgggtgcttttcacaaaattagaatatcatcaaaaagtgaatttatgtcagttcttcaatacaaaaagtgaatacaaaaagtgaatctcctatattctatagagtcactgcacacagagtgatctatttcacgtgtttattattgggcttacagacaatgaaaacccaaaactcattGTCTCAGTTGTTACGTGTTatggaaccactcagcacccagaatatgttgtgcagttatatgtatgaataataggttccatgtgagatgcatcagcccacaggctgcgcccctgggcagaggggacaagatatcccccttctgtcctccccccacctttgtaattcccacagtaaatatcggcaggctccggccccctgcggcttttgtaatgtatgtctggcctgctgcttttctattggcctgccctctgtatctgtgtaatatattttgtgtcctgtgaataaagggttgtgagactggaaatacgtggagaggcAGTCAgcctttatatgctctcatgtaatcaaggaattccagccagcgtccttcattcagactccagccaaagcaaagtggacctcctgaaacacggggttgtactgaaagaggtaccccagcttggtagacctcgttacactaaattagaatactttataacaccagcttgaaaaataattgtaaaatgtcatcctactgaaatgtatgatcaataaatgcgctcaatacttggtcgggctccttgtgcatcaattactgcatcaatgcggcgtggcatggaggcgatcagtctgtggcgctgctgaggggttatggaagcccaggttgctttgataggagccttcagctcgtctgcattgttggatctgggatctctcatcttcctcttgacaatactccatagattctctatggggttatggtcaggcgagtttgctgccaatcaagcccagtgatactgttgtatttacataaggtattggtacttttggcagtgtggacaggggccaagtcctgctggagaatgacatttccatctccaaaaagcttgtcggcagagggaagcatgaagtgctctacaatgtcctgatagacggctgtgctgactttggttttgataaagcacagtggacctacaccagcagatgacatggctccccaaaccatcactgatggtggagacttcacactagacctccagcagcttagattgtggcctctccactcttcctccagactctgggaccttgatttccaaatgaaatacatttactttcatctgaagacaacaccttgggccactgacaacagtccagactATCCTATGAGGACTGAGGACTCACTGTCTCAGGTTCTGCTGTCCCCTGTTGTTCTCATATAATGCAGAGTATAAAGCTCTTGACCTCTGATCAGGTGACAACTGGCGACAATCACCATCCATGGTCGATCTGCCCTCGTAATGATTAACTCTCCGAGCTGAGATAATTGTAAAAGGGACTACGACAATGTTCTCAAATAATCTGATACATATCACATTATAATTCATATCAGAAGATCATGGAATTAAGAACTGGGGAAGGAAAAGAATCCTCATATATAAGGGAGAGCACATCGATGACTGCTTCTCCTAACATGATGAAGTAAAAATGGACCGGTCATATAGAGCGCAAGCgacacagttcagctggtattaaaaagtcttcatttaatatttccacCTTTTTGGTGATGTTCACGTTCTCCTAACATGATGTCCCAGACACAATTAATGTTGGTCGAGCACTAAAATGCACAAGTGCGCGATACTCAAATCCAGTAGGTCGGACGCTTGGACAATGATTAACTCGATTAACAAGTATAGTGGAAGTCGATGGGAAactgatgacacagcattttatcttaattaaacaGACATCTACTTTCAGAAATCCAGGAGGAATAGaccgttaaggccccgtctcacatagcgagatcgctagcgagatcgctgctgagtcacaagttttgtgacgcaacagcgacctcagtagcgatctcgctatgtgtgacacgtaccagcgatcaggcccctgctgtgagatcgctggttgtgtcggaatggcctggacctttttttggtcgttgaggtcccgctgacatcgctgaatcggtgtgtgtgacaccgatccagcgatgtcttcactggtaaccagggtaaacatcgggttactaagtgcaggactgcgcttagtaacccgatgtttaccctggttaccaaaaaaaacaaacagtacatactcaccatctgatgtccgtcaggtcccttgccgtctgcttcctgctctgactgagatccggccgtacagtgagagcacagcacagcagtgacgtcaccgctgcgctctgctctcactgtacggcggcactcagtcagagcaggaagcagacggcaagggacctgacggacatcagaaggcgagtatgtactgtttgttttttttgtaaccagggtaaacatcgggttactaagcgcggccctgcacttagtaacccgatgtttaccctggttacccgggtgctgcagggggacttcggcatcgttgaagacagtttcaacgatgccgaagtcgttcccctgatcgttggtcactggagagagctgtctgtgtgacagctccccagcgaccacacaacgacttaccaacgatcacggccaggtcgtatcgctggtcgtgatcgttggtaaatcgctatgtgagacggggcctttagctgtatgttgacttttgaatgtatgtgttttttttctggttGGTTAACAAAACAtaaacttttgtttgtgtaagcctgtaatattgacttgtaagttgacatacTGTGCTGTTATCTTGGTTGACTAATGATGTTTGTTgatatgctgattacacattgACCATTGTCCAGGTCAgttagtttgttgacttgcaaaacagaggaggaaaaattgTGCAAATATattacagaatcaaacaatgcgagttggtctcatcaccattcttccccttcacCTGTGAATGTGGACTTGAAAGGATATTTGTTAGCTACAGTATAAAAAGGCTAGATACCTCCATGTACAGAGATACCTCCAGACCGCCAAGAGAtgcagagatccaaagaaccatggactctctacaggacagcagcaaggacatcatggcttcatcacgagggacacagatttgtcactctacaggatgccagcttaggggaccatggacCCGgcaggaagaatacagatctgctccactgaccatcgcATATCCATGGATATATTTGGGGTAATCAGGATATGGACCTACCGGTTGCATATCTCCATGGAGACGtaaggagaagccaggttgtgactagagttgagcgaatttgcttgggtccctgcttattcggctagccatagcacttaccgaataagctgcagagggaacccggcttcctggatcacgctGAATGATCAGCTGTTCAGCTCTGCAGCTGCAGGTGACAGGCACGACACATGGATGGAGATCCTATGTGTTGGACTCTCAATGCATGTGTCATGCCTGTCACAcaactgcgacacatgcagctgcggagccgaacagctgatattCTGGCATGATCCAGGTAGCTGGatcccctctgcagcttatttggtaagtgctatagctatggATCAAGTGTTTGATGACCCGAATCATTGTGTTACAGCTGAAACCAAATTGCATAACCTACGTCAAGGGTGACGCTCTGTATCTAAATATAACTCCGAATTCTGCCAATGGGTGGCAGACACCACATGGAGTTTAGCTGCCCAGAGGAGTCAATTTTGCAGAGGATTATCAGAGCTAATTAAGGATGAACTTGCAAGGGTCGAGACCCCCTGATAATTTAGACTATATTCAATTATGCATCAGAATTGATCAGAGACTCACAAAACGAAGAAAGGAAACACCCCTAACTACTCCTTTACTCAATCAGCCTTAAAACATCAACAGGAAATTAAAAATGTTcctgaacctatgcaaattgatgtAATCCGAAAACCTCTCTCTGCAGTGGAGAAGTAGAGGCGACGTACAGAGAATTTATTCCTCTATTGTGGGGGTTCTGGACATTTTGCCATTAATTGTCCTAAAAAAGGACCATATCCGTCAAAAATGCCCAAACTGCAAGCGATTTAGTCCTTTCTGAATGGCCAAATCTGGTTCTGCAGACCATCTAATCCATAAGCAGGATAAGGACAAAGAGCAATCGACATTGTCTCAGTTTATCGTTCCCATACAGGTCATAATTGGAAGCCAAAAAATGCAATGCTCTGCCATGTTAGATTCAGAGGGAATTTCATGGACTTACAATTTAGACTTGACAATAACATTGCAAGTAGGACTATATCCATGCCCATCGATATGGAAATGGCGGATGGATCACCTTTATCTTCTGGATCTGTTACTCATGAGACAATTGAACTGGAAATCTGTATGGAGTCGAATCATCATGAAGCGGTTAGTCTCCATCTTATTTCCTCTCCAAAATTTCCAGttattctaggaattccctggtttcTAATCCATAACCCGGCTATTAACTGGGCATCGAGGACCATTACCTTTCCTCTGAGTACTATTGCATGCTAATTTATCTGCCCTCAAACAAATTCAAGTATCCGAGATTTCTCATCAGAATTTTGATAAACTGCAGCCTCAGTACCAGCAGTTCTGTGAGGTCTGCAGTAAGAAGAAAGCCGATCAGCTGCCTCCCCATCGTCCTTACGACTGTCCCATCGAATTGCTTCCTGGAGCCTCCATTCCGTTTGGGCGAATGTATAATCTTTTTGAGCCAGAATTAAACCTAGACGAAAACTTAGCGAAAGCCTTTAGTCAACCTTCCTGTTCTCCAGCTGGAGAACCCTTATTTTTTGTAGAAAAGAAGGACTCAACCCtgcggccatgtattgattatagaGAAATCAATAAAATTACCATTAAGAATCGCTTCCCACTCCACTCCTGAGTTGCTGAAGAGACTGCGTTCTGCCAGAATTTTCACTAAACTCGATCTAAGAAGGGCTTGCAATCTCATATGAATCCGCCCGGTGAGTGGAAGACTCTTTAGAACTCGATACGGACACATTGAATACctggttatgcctttcggccttagcATCGCCCCTGCCACTTTTTAGCACTTCATCAAtgatgattttcgagattttttggATCGATTTGTTGTTTATATCGAAGACTTTCTTATATTTTCGGATACCCTCTAGGAGCATCACAGACATGTCCAGTtagtaggaaaataaaaatttgaatccAACTTCTTGAATGCAAAAATTATATATTTTCCAAAAATGAAAAGCATGATTGCAGGATTTCCACGGTGATCTTACAGCAATGCATTTCAAACACTAACACTTTGTTCTTCTTCAAAGCTAATGACAAAATGATATAATTTAGTAAAGGGGATCAGCAGTCCATAAATAAAGTGCTGTCAGGAAAAGACGTTGAATAGAATAGAAGAAGAACCTTTGCACAAAATACAGTCTATCAGTATATTATGCGTTTATTACAGTCACACTTGGCATAGAAAACAGAACCCAACGTTTCGGCCTACATTGGCCTTTATCAATGTTATCTGTTCTGAGATAGTAGAATAAAGTGCAGTCTGTATGTTGAGGTAGCTAGGAGCCCCAGAATAGTCATCCCATGACACAGCAGCCTGTTCCCAGGCTCCTAGCACTTTACCATCTCAGAACAGATGACATTGATAAAGGCCAATGTACGATGAAACGTTGGGTTCTGTTTTCTATGCCAAGTGTGACTGCAATAAACGCATAACATACTGCAAGACTGCACTTTGTGCAAAGGTTCTTCTTCTACTATAATGACAAAATGAGTCATGGCGCAGTATACACAACATTGCAACCAATGAAATTACTTAAGCATTAAGCAAAACATGTGACaataaaaatgtgaaatatttaaTAAGAAATTCTTTCAACAAATTATCACAAAATAGAGTGTACACATCTGACAAAAGgaacagacagagatgtaaaaagtTAATAATGATACATGGCCTCTTTTTGAGCATTCCTTTCTCATACCATGTCATCTGCAGAAAAGAACTATGACAATTGAAATAAAGAACTTTTACCCATTAAAGTTGCCTTCTccgaatggagacatcttttgaaAGGGGCCAATCATCCGGTGACTGTCCTTACGGAACACAAAAATGTAGAATTTATCCGTACAGCTAAGAGGTTGTCTGCTAGACAAGCACGTTGGGTCTTATTTATCTCCAGGTTTAATTTTATAGTTTCTTATCGGCCTGGTTCAAGAAACggcaaggctgatgctctgtccaggatATTTGCTGAACCTCAGGAGAGATCTTCTTTCTTCACCATCTATCTAAAGACATTGATCTTAATTTTAAGGAGGGGTTTTGGATGTAGAACCACCAAATATAGGCCCTCGATTCTTCTCGACTTGAAGTCCTCAAGCttgtccatgattctaaacttgtaggACACCCTGGAGTCATGAAAatgcaagtgcagcaccccagagtcctggttgttgcagtactgtggctccgccactatggggagctgtggtacgtctgattgcactaaaggagtttctctgatcaggtacactcacaccacacttcacactccggccaccagggggggtggtcctatctagtaggccactcctcacaactctggtaaaactgggggttggacaggaagacagggagaagtagctgggaagagctagtgagaggacctgtcagggatgggatcctggcagactcctcagagcagaactaaccagtaaacaacgggaatacagaaaaggagaaataccagaaggggtcctgctgttagaccgaggcaacatccttctgaggcgcaaacagtcggtggccggaacgccgagcaagtaagagactttaagtacattgcaaaccacggccggacagctaattacaggttggctgtctcacttaacacctaagcagacaacggaggcagctgtgggagaggggcgactctagggtcccggaagaactccaggcctaccccgtcatacgggtgcgtcctaccatatcatctggaggacggagaaagaacagtagagacagaaagaaacagttgtgaggactatcccgggagctcagcagggaagaactacaacacacagcgctagaaggtagatactgattcccacctgtaaggaggaactcctgatgtgtcgttggaccggccggtctctgaaaacccagttaacagcgctctggactgaggtctccaacatcttcagtaaagaggtaaagagactgcaacctggtgtcctcattatttaccgcgacctgcaccgttacaacaccacttattgcaccggacgtcccccactgacagacagggccacggaccgggtctagccaccgtgacaaccccaggactgaaactcagaggcccggctccgggtacccctcggccctgcggcggtgtgggggcgctccaaacttggcgtcacgaacaggatttacttaagcctgaagaatcaggtcatgtgtgccttggaactgtgatttatcgtgcttggactgtactttattgagagaactgtgtgctactgcttgccgcggaaagttaccgccaaaattcgccattgccgcgcgcggagggaggagccatagctacgtgggcgggatcagccaaaagaagcgcggaacggaaagcgcggtgaggcgccaatcccggaagaggaactccgacctccagcaggttagtgggaggaagggacggccatgtccgagtcaggaggagaggaggtggcggtcgcagccgcggacgcaggggcagctccggtccccgcagcgggcgaagccgcggccctaataccaccactggctgccgcaggacccgctgcccccatcagccagtcggacactgccgctaatgcaaaagccataatgcccttctccatgccctacctgcccggagcggcctggctcccacgatactcgggggagtcgcatacgttcactgactttaaagaggggctctgcagcctgctcgagttctatcccctaaccgagccccagaaggtccatatgataaccggccaactctttggggcggctctgagagaattgaaatcctggcccgctgaggataaagaaactgcacaacagatttttgccaagcttaaagccacctttgatactcgcactgctacagaaattaaactgactttttatggatgcaaacaaaggtcacaggatagcttacgggactatgcccttaatctccaggaagcgatgcgggccattaagcagagtgaccccggcagcatgcaggatgaggataaaatcctgaaggagcggttcattgaggggctcctgtgcagtcaccagcggggccaattgcactttctggccatgcaaaatccagacttgacttttgcgcagtttaaagataaagctatccaggcattgcaggagcgacagcccagccgcgcagtaccacccaggcgccctgctttcacataccaccaggaggtggcatcggataccccagttgccgcggaggccgacgcccagagcttcgaggacgactcccctgcaggactccgtctccagatgcaagagctaaccaagagcgttgctgccctggcccggacggtgcagtccctacaggagacccccaaagagaagatccagttggcttccagcccggaggatgtcccttggatgcgacagaggagaactccgccgaccaggagccggcccgacgatcgcttccaccaggatggacgacccatctgccgccgctgtcaccaggtgggccatcttgcaaggtactgtcctttaaacgagcaacccctggggcaaagggccaacccccaggagtaggacggtcaggcccgcagcattggagaaccaagtatattggaggacgaccagttctccctgtagtgattgatggaatccccttgaatgctttgctggacaccggttctcaggtgacgactataccttacgtgctctacaaacggtattgggaggacgctgatattactcgtggccctgacgatgatttcaccataatcgccagtaatggtcagccgttgccacaagtggggtataaggaggtcaccatcaaagtggggcgggtggaattgaaagcccaagggattgtgattgtagatattgatcgtcgagaatgtaatcccatgatgactcttggtactaatgttatagaaaattgtcttgcagaagtgattgttttgttgcaacaggtggcagaaaacgctggccacagtgagcaacgtgccctgcagaaggaaatcagggctctgatgcagagacagcaggtagagctgactggtggtgagattggtcgtgtcactgtaagtgattcaaaccccatcgcgatacctcccaagagtgaaatgttaatatggtgtcgagcagccataggcctcaggggtagggactaccaggccttggtagaacctgtatattcagacaataggcctactgttctgacagcccgggggatggtcgacgtccgacaggggagagtgcccgtacgtgtcctcaattgtggggaggaagaggtccacctaaccaagtatac harbors:
- the LOC143785163 gene encoding olfactory receptor 1G1-like, with protein sequence MRSTNFTGVSEFVFVGLSDLPGVQLPLFLLFLFIYLISLAGNLLIVLLIIVDGSLHTPMYMFLSNLAGLDVFYSSVTSPRLLSDFFSDSKAIAVHYCITQFFFFFSFICIELYLLAVMSYDRYIAICHPLHYIPIMHPRICAQMVSAAWIVGFLTSLIHTLCINMLDFCGPNVINSFFCDLPQLFLLSCTDTFINILVMFLVGIIMGSGAFSMTLVPYIRIVRTIMGIHSHHGKLKAFSTCTSHLTVVFIFYGTLISTYLRPSPTSSSSGDRLVSVMYTVVTPLINPIIYSLRNKDLKAALRKSLHRIGIF